A genomic region of Kineococcus rhizosphaerae contains the following coding sequences:
- a CDS encoding SDR family NAD(P)-dependent oxidoreductase codes for MNATDRYATYPSLRGAGVVVSGGATGLGAQFVTEFAAQGARVGFVDVQEDAGRALVEAVAAAGHPRPEFRRADVRDLAGYQEVLRGLAADLGSVGVLVNNAADDTRHASTGVDPAAWDAGFRVNLDHQFFAVQALAPALRAAGGGSVVNLGSISTHVKLRDLVVYRTAKAAVEGLTRALAIELGADAVRVNCVIPGWVMTARQLEHHVDAEAEATLDREQALARRVQPADVARLVLWLAAEDSAACTGQNWIVDGGWM; via the coding sequence GTGAACGCCACGGACCGCTACGCCACCTACCCCAGCCTGCGCGGTGCGGGGGTGGTGGTCAGCGGGGGAGCCACCGGACTCGGCGCGCAGTTCGTCACCGAGTTCGCCGCCCAGGGCGCCCGGGTCGGGTTCGTCGACGTGCAGGAGGACGCCGGCCGCGCGCTGGTCGAGGCGGTCGCGGCGGCCGGTCACCCGCGCCCGGAGTTCCGCCGCGCCGACGTCCGCGACCTCGCCGGTTACCAGGAGGTCCTGCGCGGCCTCGCGGCGGACCTGGGCTCGGTGGGCGTCCTGGTGAACAACGCCGCCGACGACACCCGCCACGCCAGCACGGGCGTCGACCCGGCGGCCTGGGACGCGGGGTTCCGGGTGAACCTGGACCACCAGTTCTTCGCCGTCCAGGCCCTCGCGCCCGCGCTGCGGGCCGCCGGCGGGGGATCGGTGGTGAACCTGGGGTCGATCAGCACGCACGTGAAGCTGCGCGACCTCGTCGTGTACCGCACGGCCAAGGCGGCCGTGGAGGGTCTGACGCGCGCGCTGGCGATCGAACTGGGCGCCGACGCGGTCCGGGTGAACTGCGTGATCCCCGGCTGGGTCATGACCGCCCGGCAGCTCGAGCACCACGTCGACGCCGAGGCCGAGGCCACCCTCGACCGCGAACAGGCGCTGGCCCGGCGGGTGCAGCCCGCGGACGTCGCCCGCCTGGTGCTGTGGCTGGCCGCCGAGGACAGCGCCGCCTGCACCGGACAGAACTGGATCGTCGACGGAGGCTGGATGTGA
- a CDS encoding IlvD/Edd family dehydratase yields the protein MLYRSWLRNQGYGADVFDGRPVIGIATTWSELSPCNAHLDRVAEAVKRGVWMAGGFPLVFPVMSTGETLIRPTAMLYRNLMAMQAEELIRGNPLDGVVLLSGCDKTTPALLMGAASVDLPTIVVTGGPMLNGKFRGQDVGSGTHVWRFEAEMKAGRMSAQEGAVAEGCMARSAGHCMTMGTASTMACVAEALGMQLPGSAAWPAVDARRDEVAQAAGQRIVAMVEEDLRPSAIMTRGAFENAIRATAAIGGSTNAIVHLLALAGRLGVDLALEDFDTLARDVPTIVDLMPSGRFLMEDFCYAGGLPAVLRDLAEHGLLNTGQVTVTGRPLGELVADAECWNREVIRGFDTPLQPAGSGTAVLRGNLCPRGAVLKQSAASPHLLQHTGRAVVFDSPEAYHAVCDDEDLDITADDVIVVRGAGPRGYPGMPEVSNVPLPAKLLRAGVSDMVRISDGRMSGTGFGAVVLHVAPEAALGGPLGLLRTGDVIALDVPARRLDVQLSDAELAAREPSWRQSADAPEGGWPWLYARHVLQADEGADLDFLVGARGSAVPRDSH from the coding sequence ATGCTCTACCGCTCCTGGTTGCGCAACCAGGGGTACGGAGCGGACGTGTTCGACGGCCGGCCCGTCATCGGGATCGCCACCACCTGGTCCGAACTGTCCCCGTGCAACGCCCACCTCGACCGCGTCGCCGAGGCCGTCAAGCGCGGGGTCTGGATGGCCGGGGGTTTCCCCCTGGTGTTCCCGGTGATGTCGACCGGGGAGACCCTGATCCGCCCCACGGCGATGCTGTACCGCAACCTCATGGCGATGCAGGCCGAGGAACTCATCCGGGGCAACCCCCTCGACGGGGTGGTGCTGCTCTCCGGCTGCGACAAGACCACCCCCGCGCTCCTCATGGGGGCGGCCAGCGTCGACCTGCCCACGATCGTGGTGACCGGCGGGCCCATGCTCAACGGCAAGTTCCGCGGCCAGGACGTCGGGTCGGGGACCCACGTGTGGCGCTTCGAGGCCGAGATGAAGGCCGGGCGCATGAGCGCTCAGGAGGGGGCCGTCGCCGAGGGGTGCATGGCCCGGTCAGCCGGCCACTGCATGACCATGGGCACCGCCTCGACGATGGCCTGCGTCGCGGAGGCCCTGGGGATGCAGCTGCCCGGTTCGGCCGCCTGGCCCGCCGTCGACGCCCGCCGCGACGAGGTCGCCCAGGCCGCCGGCCAGCGGATCGTCGCGATGGTCGAGGAGGACCTGCGCCCCAGCGCGATCATGACGCGCGGCGCGTTCGAGAACGCGATCCGGGCGACCGCCGCGATCGGGGGGTCCACCAACGCGATCGTGCACCTGCTCGCCCTCGCCGGCCGCCTCGGCGTCGACCTCGCGCTGGAGGACTTCGACACCCTCGCCCGCGACGTGCCCACGATCGTCGACCTCATGCCGTCGGGCCGGTTCCTCATGGAGGACTTCTGCTACGCCGGGGGCCTGCCCGCGGTCCTGCGCGACCTCGCCGAGCACGGCCTGCTGAACACCGGCCAGGTCACCGTCACGGGCCGGCCGCTGGGCGAGCTCGTCGCCGACGCCGAGTGCTGGAACCGCGAGGTCATCCGCGGGTTCGACACCCCGCTGCAGCCGGCGGGGTCCGGGACCGCGGTCCTGCGCGGCAACCTGTGCCCGCGCGGCGCCGTCCTGAAGCAGTCGGCGGCCTCGCCGCACCTGTTGCAGCACACCGGCCGCGCCGTGGTGTTCGACTCGCCCGAGGCCTACCACGCGGTCTGCGACGACGAGGACCTCGACATCACCGCCGACGACGTCATCGTCGTGCGCGGCGCCGGGCCGCGCGGTTACCCGGGCATGCCGGAGGTCTCCAACGTCCCGCTGCCGGCCAAGCTGCTGCGCGCCGGGGTGAGCGACATGGTGCGCATCAGCGACGGCCGGATGAGCGGCACCGGGTTCGGGGCCGTGGTCCTGCACGTGGCGCCCGAGGCAGCGCTCGGCGGTCCGCTCGGCCTGCTGCGCACCGGGGACGTCATCGCCCTCGACGTCCCCGCCCGGCGGCTGGACGTGCAGCTGAGCGACGCCGAGCTCGCCGCCCGCGAACCCTCCTGGCGCCAGAGCGCCGACGCGCCCGAGGGGGGCTGGCCCTGGCTGTACGCGCGGCACGTCCTGCAGGCCGACGAGGGCGCCGACCTGGACTTCCTGGTGGGTGCGCGCGGCAGCGCCGTGCCGCGAGACTCGCACTGA
- a CDS encoding glycoside hydrolase family 3 N-terminal domain-containing protein codes for MDHATEPSTRPGDRVEELLAAMTLEEKLAQLVGLWEGRGDTDSDGEGGGEGAAVAPMQDTMQVAVDSLEGFAGQGLGQLTRVFGTTPVEPSDQTRALIAKQRWLQENTRLGVPALVHEECLTGLAAWKATTFPAPLSWGASFHPELVQEVGAAIGSSMRSLGVHQGLAPVLDVVRDARWGRVEECISEDPYVVGTIAAAYVRGVQSTGVIATLKHFVGYSNSRAGRNLAPVHAGPRELTDVLLPPFEMAVLDAGARSVMNSYTEVDGVPVAADASLLTDLLRERWGFTGTVVADYFSVAFLERLHGVAGSPADAAAQALTAGIDVELPTGVTYLTPLADLVRAGQVDEALVDRALRRVLRQKAELGLLDPDYDPAAGIDPDRVDLDPPQHRALARTLAEESIVLLSNDGTLPLRTAARDEPLRIGVVGPNADDTSALFGCYSFANHVLAQHPGVELGLDVDSVLAALGAEFAGAARTTHVRGADVDTDDTGGFADAVAAAAASDVCVAVVGDRAGLFGRGTSGEGCDAESLELPGVQRPFVEALLDTGTPVVLVLLTGRPYAVDWALQRCAAVVQAFFPGQEGGGAIAGVLSGRVNPSGRLPVSLPRSVGAQPYSYLHPRLGAASPVSNIDTAPVRPFGHGLSYTTFTHSDLRLAAAEVPTDGAIVTTVTVTNTGDRAGAHVVQLYGSDPVASITRPVVQLLGYARVELAAGASAEVTLDVPTQRLAFSDRRVVRVVEPGRVDLFVGHDCATPDLTAVVELTGAVHEVGTGDRRVVQVDVRPVAGQP; via the coding sequence ATGGACCACGCGACCGAACCGTCCACCCGCCCCGGGGACCGGGTCGAGGAGCTCCTGGCCGCCATGACGCTGGAGGAGAAGCTCGCCCAGCTCGTCGGCCTCTGGGAGGGCCGTGGGGACACCGACAGCGACGGCGAGGGCGGCGGTGAGGGGGCGGCGGTGGCCCCGATGCAGGACACCATGCAGGTCGCGGTGGACAGCCTCGAGGGGTTCGCCGGTCAGGGGCTGGGCCAGCTCACCCGGGTCTTCGGCACGACCCCCGTCGAACCCTCCGACCAGACGCGCGCCCTGATCGCCAAGCAGCGCTGGCTGCAGGAGAACACCCGGCTGGGCGTCCCCGCCCTGGTGCACGAGGAGTGCCTGACCGGACTGGCCGCCTGGAAGGCGACGACGTTCCCGGCCCCGCTGTCCTGGGGGGCCAGCTTCCACCCCGAGCTCGTGCAGGAGGTCGGGGCCGCGATCGGTTCCTCGATGCGCAGCCTCGGCGTCCACCAGGGCCTGGCCCCCGTGCTGGACGTCGTCCGCGACGCGCGCTGGGGCCGGGTCGAGGAGTGCATCAGCGAGGACCCCTACGTCGTGGGGACGATCGCGGCGGCCTACGTGCGGGGCGTGCAGTCGACCGGGGTGATCGCCACGCTGAAGCACTTCGTCGGGTACTCGAACTCCCGCGCCGGACGCAACCTGGCCCCCGTCCACGCCGGGCCGCGCGAACTCACCGACGTCCTGCTGCCGCCGTTCGAGATGGCCGTCCTCGACGCGGGGGCCCGGTCGGTCATGAACTCCTACACCGAGGTCGACGGGGTCCCCGTCGCCGCCGACGCGTCGTTGCTCACCGACCTGCTGCGCGAGCGGTGGGGTTTCACCGGCACCGTGGTGGCGGACTACTTCTCCGTGGCGTTCCTGGAACGCCTGCACGGGGTCGCGGGGTCTCCCGCCGACGCCGCCGCGCAGGCCCTGACCGCCGGCATCGACGTGGAACTGCCCACCGGCGTCACCTACCTGACCCCGCTGGCCGACCTGGTCCGCGCCGGGCAGGTGGACGAGGCCCTCGTGGACCGCGCCCTGCGCCGGGTGCTGCGCCAGAAGGCCGAACTCGGTCTGCTGGACCCCGACTACGACCCCGCCGCCGGGATCGACCCCGACCGCGTCGACCTCGACCCCCCGCAGCACCGCGCCCTGGCCCGGACGCTGGCCGAGGAGTCGATCGTCCTGCTGTCCAACGACGGCACCCTGCCGCTGCGAACCGCGGCCCGGGACGAACCCCTGCGGATCGGCGTCGTCGGGCCCAACGCCGACGACACCTCGGCCCTGTTCGGCTGCTACAGCTTCGCCAACCACGTGCTGGCCCAGCACCCCGGTGTGGAGCTCGGACTCGACGTCGACTCCGTCCTGGCCGCCCTCGGCGCCGAGTTCGCCGGCGCCGCGCGCACGACCCACGTCCGCGGCGCCGACGTGGACACCGACGACACCGGCGGTTTCGCGGACGCCGTCGCCGCGGCGGCGGCCTCCGACGTCTGCGTCGCCGTCGTCGGGGACCGCGCCGGGTTGTTCGGGCGCGGCACCTCCGGGGAGGGCTGCGACGCGGAGTCGCTGGAACTGCCCGGCGTGCAGCGCCCCTTCGTCGAGGCGCTGCTGGACACCGGCACCCCCGTCGTCCTCGTGCTGCTCACCGGCCGCCCCTACGCCGTGGACTGGGCCCTGCAGCGGTGCGCCGCCGTCGTGCAGGCGTTCTTCCCCGGCCAGGAGGGCGGCGGGGCGATCGCCGGGGTCCTGTCCGGTCGGGTGAACCCCTCCGGGCGCCTGCCGGTGTCGCTGCCCCGTTCGGTCGGCGCCCAGCCGTACAGCTACCTGCACCCCAGGCTGGGCGCGGCGAGCCCGGTCTCGAACATCGACACCGCGCCTGTGCGGCCCTTCGGGCACGGCCTGTCGTACACGACGTTCACGCACTCCGACCTGCGGCTGGCCGCGGCCGAGGTGCCGACCGACGGCGCGATCGTCACCACCGTCACGGTCACCAACACCGGCGACCGCGCCGGGGCGCACGTCGTGCAGCTCTACGGCAGCGACCCCGTCGCCTCGATCACCCGCCCCGTCGTCCAGCTGCTCGGCTACGCCCGCGTCGAGCTGGCCGCCGGGGCGAGCGCCGAGGTCACCCTCGACGTCCCGACCCAGCGGCTGGCGTTCTCCGACCGCCGGGTGGTGCGCGTCGTCGAACCCGGCCGGGTCGACCTGTTCGTCGGCCACGACTGCGCCACCCCCGACCTGACCGCGGTGGTCGAGCTGACCGGTGCGGTCCACGAGGTCGGGACCGGCGACCGCCGGGTGGTGCAGGTCGACGTGCGGCCCGTCGCGGGTCAGCCGTGA
- a CDS encoding VOC family protein, translating into MPTAPVELHHVEIGVRDLARSLEFHVDVLGLSPAHQRSWGPREAWLSAGSGLLRLVRVEDGDLGGWTSVNHQAGFRHVGFTVADVDAWAQRLSRSGVEFVIAPMTALGGVRIVFFSDPDGALVELVAGELRHTDVWDADLVAARVTHPVPGDGEDDTPVLDHAATTVRDLDEALSTYADGLGLGRLGQVPHPGDERGYVRSYLAAGPGVLEVFSYAVDPLPAAADVDVHRLGLRVLALTCPDPDAASRVVTGHGGRPSALSGPGRHVVDRDGLTLRFLPAGWSPAVHG; encoded by the coding sequence ATGCCCACCGCACCGGTCGAACTGCACCACGTCGAGATCGGGGTCCGTGACCTCGCCCGCAGCCTGGAGTTCCACGTCGACGTCCTGGGGTTGAGCCCCGCCCACCAGCGTTCCTGGGGACCACGGGAGGCCTGGCTCAGCGCCGGGTCCGGGCTCCTGCGGCTGGTCCGGGTCGAGGACGGGGACCTCGGCGGCTGGACGAGCGTGAACCACCAGGCGGGTTTCCGCCACGTCGGATTCACGGTGGCCGACGTGGACGCCTGGGCGCAGCGGCTGAGCCGGTCCGGGGTGGAGTTCGTCATCGCACCGATGACCGCCCTCGGCGGGGTGCGGATCGTGTTCTTCAGCGACCCCGACGGGGCGCTGGTCGAACTCGTGGCCGGCGAGCTGCGCCACACCGACGTCTGGGACGCCGACCTCGTCGCCGCGAGGGTCACGCACCCCGTCCCCGGGGACGGCGAGGACGACACCCCGGTGCTCGACCACGCCGCGACCACGGTGCGCGACTTGGACGAGGCGCTGTCGACGTACGCCGACGGCCTGGGGCTGGGCCGGCTCGGTCAGGTGCCGCACCCGGGCGACGAGCGCGGGTACGTGCGCAGCTACCTCGCGGCGGGACCGGGCGTGCTGGAGGTGTTCTCGTACGCTGTGGACCCGCTGCCGGCCGCCGCCGACGTCGACGTGCACCGGCTCGGGCTGCGGGTCCTCGCCCTGACCTGCCCCGACCCGGACGCGGCGTCCCGGGTCGTCACCGGGCACGGGGGCCGTCCCAGCGCCCTGAGCGGCCCGGGACGGCACGTCGTGGACCGCGACGGGCTCACCCTGCGGTTCCTGCCGGCGGGCTGGTCCCCCGCCGTTCACGGCTGA
- a CDS encoding putative quinol monooxygenase, with amino-acid sequence MTLALVVRFDLPDAAAAQRFDALLGAALPAVRTEPGTHLYVPHTSDTEPLARLVYAVYADRAAHERHNAAPAMARFLRELPGLRAAVRVEELVPVPDAPRVPPV; translated from the coding sequence GTGACCCTCGCCCTCGTCGTCCGTTTCGACCTGCCCGACGCCGCGGCGGCGCAGCGGTTCGACGCCCTGCTGGGCGCCGCGCTGCCCGCCGTCCGCACCGAACCCGGGACCCACCTCTACGTGCCGCACACCAGCGACACCGAACCCCTGGCGCGGCTGGTGTACGCCGTGTACGCCGACCGCGCCGCGCACGAGCGGCACAACGCCGCTCCCGCGATGGCGCGCTTCCTGCGCGAACTCCCGGGCCTGCGCGCCGCCGTGCGCGTCGAGGAACTCGTGCCCGTCCCGGACGCCCCGCGCGTCCCACCGGTCTGA
- a CDS encoding endo-1,4-beta-xylanase: MSHDSTPTPGPVTAPAADRPELAHRVAAATVTVLGADGVPLADREVTLAQRDHEFLFGCIGFDFVAHAGGEDPATADGTSSFFGASAPAGQAEDLAEAWFGLFNATTLPFYWGEFEPVRGRPATDRLVKTARWFADRGVVVKGHPLTWHTAAPDWLLDLPTAGVVDALRDRIRREVGGLAGLVDTWDVVNESVIMPVYDKYDNGLTRVARELGRTATLTLAFEEARAANPAATLLLNDFDMSPAYERVVEEALEAGVGIDALGLQSHMHKGYWGEERTHDVLARFSRFGLPLHFTENTLVSGDLMPATVGDLNDHQVEHWPSTDEGEQRQADEVVRHLRTLVEHPAVWAFNYWGLTDATTWLGAPVGLVRADGTRKPAYGAMHDLVKGQWWLAPTTVRTDRDGRVAVRGFRGGYEVSVAGETTGFRLDGSQDAAEVRVGGADR, from the coding sequence GTGTCGCACGACAGCACCCCCACCCCCGGCCCGGTCACGGCCCCCGCCGCCGACCGTCCCGAACTCGCCCACCGCGTCGCCGCCGCGACGGTGACCGTCCTGGGCGCCGACGGCGTCCCGCTGGCCGACCGGGAGGTGACGCTCGCCCAGCGCGACCACGAGTTCCTCTTCGGTTGCATCGGTTTCGACTTCGTCGCCCACGCCGGCGGGGAGGACCCCGCGACCGCCGACGGCACCTCGTCCTTCTTCGGGGCCTCGGCCCCGGCCGGTCAGGCCGAGGACCTCGCCGAGGCCTGGTTCGGTCTGTTCAACGCCACGACCCTGCCGTTCTACTGGGGCGAGTTCGAACCCGTGCGGGGCCGGCCGGCGACGGACCGGCTCGTGAAGACCGCCCGCTGGTTCGCCGACCGCGGCGTCGTCGTCAAGGGGCACCCGCTGACCTGGCACACCGCGGCGCCGGACTGGCTGCTCGACCTGCCCACCGCCGGGGTCGTCGACGCGCTGCGGGACCGGATCCGGCGCGAGGTGGGCGGTCTCGCCGGGCTCGTCGACACGTGGGACGTCGTCAACGAGTCGGTCATCATGCCCGTGTACGACAAGTACGACAACGGCCTCACCCGGGTCGCCCGCGAACTCGGCCGCACCGCGACCCTGACCCTGGCCTTCGAGGAGGCCCGCGCCGCCAACCCCGCGGCGACGTTGCTGCTCAACGACTTCGACATGTCCCCGGCCTACGAACGGGTCGTCGAGGAGGCCCTGGAGGCCGGGGTGGGCATCGACGCCCTGGGCCTGCAGAGCCACATGCACAAGGGGTACTGGGGCGAGGAGCGGACGCACGACGTGCTGGCCCGGTTCTCCCGCTTCGGCCTGCCGCTGCACTTCACCGAGAACACCCTGGTCTCCGGGGACCTCATGCCCGCCACGGTCGGCGACCTCAACGACCACCAGGTCGAGCACTGGCCCTCCACCGACGAGGGGGAGCAGCGGCAGGCCGACGAGGTCGTGCGCCACCTGCGGACCCTCGTCGAGCACCCCGCGGTGTGGGCCTTCAACTACTGGGGCCTGACCGACGCCACCACCTGGCTGGGCGCACCGGTCGGCCTGGTGCGCGCCGACGGCACCCGCAAACCGGCCTACGGCGCGATGCACGACCTGGTGAAGGGGCAGTGGTGGCTGGCCCCCACCACCGTGCGGACCGACCGGGACGGGCGGGTCGCCGTGCGGGGGTTCCGCGGGGGGTACGAGGTGTCCGTCGCCGGCGAGACCACCGGGTTCCGCCTCGACGGGTCGCAGGACGCCGCCGAGGTGCGGGTGGGGGGCGCGGACCGGTGA